The Cylindrospermopsis curvispora GIHE-G1 genome contains a region encoding:
- a CDS encoding DUF2085 domain-containing protein: protein MSHSILQQNITQNKISRVSFFADFLLAGMVLGPFLAPFLAASNVFVLQIISNIIYFIGDHVCPQPETGLELAPPYIMSVCMRCYGTVTGLLITRVLYGLTRGKGVFWLHQYGWMGASVATILMTAYPWELAAEVFGLWEFNNYVVTPFGLVTGLAWGLFAMPILHSSKTTFESKY from the coding sequence ATGTCACATTCTATCCTTCAACAAAATATAACACAAAATAAAATTAGTCGGGTCAGCTTTTTTGCGGACTTTCTCTTAGCAGGAATGGTATTGGGTCCATTCTTAGCTCCCTTCTTGGCCGCATCTAATGTATTTGTACTACAAATTATCAGTAATATAATTTATTTCATAGGTGATCATGTTTGTCCTCAACCTGAAACTGGTTTGGAATTAGCGCCTCCTTACATTATGTCGGTTTGTATGCGGTGTTATGGAACAGTTACGGGATTATTAATAACACGTGTTTTGTATGGTCTAACCCGGGGGAAAGGAGTTTTTTGGTTGCACCAGTATGGTTGGATGGGCGCATCCGTGGCTACGATTTTGATGACAGCTTATCCTTGGGAGTTAGCTGCTGAGGTTTTTGGTTTGTGGGAGTTTAATAATTATGTTGTTACTCCCTTTGGTTTGGTTACCGGTTTGGCTTGGGGGTTGTTTGCTATGCCAATTTTACATTCTAGTAAGACAACTTTTGAATCTAAATACTAG
- a CDS encoding IS607 family transposase, with amino-acid sequence METSEVTVSIGEAAKELGVSVKTIRRWSDSGKLRFERSPSGHRRYYLADIKRITPRDLDKLETRITINYARVSSDDQKEDLKRQVQMLEAFSASNGWQFETIQDIGSGLNYKKKGLTKLLKRIMSGEIGRLVITHKDRLLRFGSELVFAMCEEFETEVVIVNKSSEEISFEQELVQDMIELIQVFSSRLYGARSHKNKKLIEGMAKAVDEVK; translated from the coding sequence ATGGAGACTTCAGAAGTGACGGTAAGCATTGGCGAAGCGGCTAAGGAATTAGGCGTTTCCGTAAAAACTATAAGGAGGTGGTCTGATTCAGGAAAACTAAGGTTTGAGAGAAGTCCTAGCGGTCATAGACGTTACTACTTAGCGGATATTAAACGCATCACTCCCAGAGACTTAGACAAGCTAGAGACTCGCATTACAATCAATTATGCAAGAGTCTCTAGTGATGACCAAAAAGAAGATCTAAAACGTCAAGTTCAAATGTTAGAAGCTTTCAGCGCTTCTAACGGTTGGCAGTTTGAAACAATTCAAGACATTGGATCTGGTTTGAACTACAAGAAAAAAGGTCTAACTAAACTGCTTAAAAGAATTATGTCTGGAGAGATTGGCAGACTTGTTATCACTCACAAAGACAGACTTTTAAGATTTGGTTCAGAGTTAGTTTTCGCTATGTGTGAGGAGTTTGAAACTGAGGTGGTGATTGTTAACAAATCATCAGAAGAAATCAGTTTTGAACAAGAACTTGTACAGGACATGATAGAGTTGATTCAAGTGTTTTCCAGTCGTCTTTATGGCGCTAGAAGTCACAAAAACAAAAAGTTGATTGAGGGTATGGCTAAAGCAGTTGATGAGGTGAAATAA
- a CDS encoding TRC40/GET3/ArsA family transport-energizing ATPase, which produces MRVILMTGKGGVGKTSVAAATGLRCAELGYKTLVLSTDPAHSLADSFDLELGHDAKQVRPNLWGAELDALQELEGNWGAVKRYITQVLQARGLEGIQAEELAILPGMDEIFGLVRMKRHYDEGVFDVLIIDSAPTGTALRLLSLPEVGGWYMRRFYKPFQNISVALRPFVEPIFKPIAGFSLPDKEVMDAPYEFYEQIEALEKVLTDNTQTSVRLVTNPEKMVIKESLRAHAYLSLYNVATDLVVANRIIPEEVADPFFLRWKQNQEQYRREIHDNFLPLPVKEVPLFSEEMCGLAALERLKDTLYPGEDPTQVYYRETTIRVVQENNQYSLELYLPTIPKSQIQLSKSGDELNITIGNHRRNLVLPQALAALQPAGAKMEGDYLRIRFADNVRAKS; this is translated from the coding sequence ATGCGCGTAATTTTAATGACTGGTAAAGGTGGAGTAGGTAAAACTTCCGTCGCCGCTGCAACTGGATTGCGTTGTGCAGAACTAGGTTATAAAACATTAGTTTTAAGTACAGATCCAGCCCATTCCTTAGCAGACAGTTTTGATTTAGAGTTAGGTCACGATGCAAAACAAGTGCGTCCCAACTTATGGGGTGCAGAACTGGATGCTTTGCAAGAACTAGAGGGTAATTGGGGAGCAGTCAAACGTTATATTACCCAGGTGTTACAAGCTAGGGGTTTAGAAGGAATCCAAGCAGAAGAGCTAGCAATCTTACCGGGGATGGATGAAATTTTCGGTTTGGTGAGAATGAAACGTCACTACGATGAAGGAGTATTTGATGTTTTAATTATAGACTCTGCTCCTACTGGTACAGCTTTAAGACTATTAAGTTTACCAGAAGTAGGTGGTTGGTATATGAGGCGGTTTTATAAACCTTTTCAAAACATATCAGTAGCCCTGAGACCATTCGTAGAGCCGATTTTTAAACCCATAGCGGGATTTTCTTTACCAGACAAGGAGGTAATGGATGCACCATATGAGTTTTATGAGCAAATAGAAGCCTTAGAAAAAGTTTTAACTGATAACACTCAGACCTCAGTTAGACTAGTGACTAATCCAGAAAAAATGGTAATCAAAGAATCATTACGAGCACATGCTTACTTGAGTTTATATAATGTAGCTACAGATTTAGTCGTAGCCAATAGGATTATTCCAGAGGAGGTTGCGGATCCATTTTTCCTAAGATGGAAACAAAATCAAGAACAATATCGACGAGAAATTCATGACAACTTTCTCCCGTTACCGGTGAAGGAAGTCCCCTTATTTTCCGAGGAGATGTGTGGTCTAGCTGCATTAGAGAGATTGAAGGATACTTTGTATCCAGGTGAAGATCCCACCCAGGTTTATTATCGAGAGACGACCATTAGAGTGGTGCAAGAAAACAACCAGTACAGCTTGGAACTTTATTTACCGACTATTCCTAAAAGTCAGATTCAATTAAGTAAAAGTGGAGATGAATTAAATATTACTATTGGTAATCACCGACGTAATTTAGTTTTACCCCAAGCTTTAGCTGCTCTCCAACCTGCGGGAGCAAAAATGGAGGGTGACTACCTGAGAATTCGCTTTGCTGACAATGTGAGGGCTAAAAGCTGA
- a CDS encoding DUF2358 domain-containing protein: protein MNIIETLKADYQRFPLEQTYSIYAADVYFQDPVFKFRGLELYKWMIKFIHIFFSKLRMDLHHIEQEQNMIKTEWTLSWSAYLPWKPRISISGWTQLDLNNQGLISSHIDYWYCSRLDVLKQHLFSVNKG, encoded by the coding sequence ATGAACATTATCGAAACCCTAAAAGCAGATTACCAAAGATTTCCCCTTGAGCAAACTTACAGCATTTATGCAGCAGATGTTTACTTTCAAGATCCAGTTTTTAAATTTCGTGGTTTAGAACTTTATAAGTGGATGATTAAATTTATTCACATATTTTTCAGCAAATTACGGATGGATTTGCACCACATTGAACAAGAGCAAAACATGATTAAGACTGAATGGACATTAAGCTGGAGTGCTTACCTACCGTGGAAACCGAGAATTTCTATCTCCGGATGGACCCAATTAGATCTTAATAATCAAGGATTAATTAGTTCCCATATAGATTATTGGTACTGTTCACGTTTAGATGTACTAAAACAACACCTATTTTCCGTAAACAAAGGATAA
- a CDS encoding ABC transporter ATP-binding protein has product MLKIKNLNKSYKNRKVLQNLTFTIQPGEVYGLLGANGAGKTTTINIICNLLKADSGYITVNHEPISRSTKKLIGIAPQENILYKTLSCAENLRFFAEIYGLDPKTKQKQVVTTLKSVNLLDRADSPVETLSGGMQRRLNIAVALVHQPQLLILDEPTTGLDIEARYEIWELIRNLKNQGMTILLTTHLLDEAERLCSRIGVLKNGQILAEGSLAELKNRVPGKEIVLVQTKEESTAISVGREHGFIVRRYGSDLAFLVPEPIELKELLTKFDGIEIDSISRQSLRLEHIYVEITQADLSL; this is encoded by the coding sequence ATGCTTAAAATTAAAAATTTAAACAAGTCTTACAAAAACCGGAAAGTTCTGCAAAATTTAACATTTACCATCCAACCAGGGGAAGTTTACGGTTTACTGGGTGCTAATGGAGCTGGTAAAACAACTACCATCAATATTATTTGTAATCTACTTAAAGCGGATAGCGGTTACATCACAGTAAATCATGAGCCAATTTCTCGTTCTACAAAAAAACTCATTGGTATTGCTCCCCAGGAAAATATTCTATACAAAACCCTCTCCTGCGCGGAAAATTTGAGATTTTTTGCTGAAATTTATGGTTTAGACCCCAAAACCAAACAAAAACAAGTAGTGACTACCCTAAAATCCGTAAACTTGTTAGATAGAGCAGATAGTCCCGTAGAAACTCTCAGTGGAGGTATGCAAAGGCGTTTAAATATTGCCGTTGCTTTGGTACATCAACCTCAATTACTGATTCTTGATGAGCCAACTACAGGACTAGATATTGAAGCTAGATATGAAATTTGGGAATTAATTCGCAATTTAAAAAATCAAGGTATGACCATACTGCTAACTACTCACTTACTAGATGAAGCTGAAAGACTTTGTAGTCGCATTGGGGTTTTAAAAAATGGTCAGATATTAGCTGAGGGGAGTTTAGCAGAATTAAAAAACCGGGTTCCGGGGAAGGAAATTGTTTTGGTGCAAACCAAAGAAGAAAGTACAGCTATATCAGTAGGACGGGAACATGGTTTTATTGTCCGACGGTATGGGAGTGATTTAGCCTTTTTAGTACCAGAACCAATAGAACTAAAAGAATTATTGACTAAATTCGATGGTATAGAGATTGACTCTATTTCGCGTCAATCCCTACGTTTAGAACATATTTATGTAGAAATTACCCAAGCGGATTTGAGTTTGTAG
- a CDS encoding ABC transporter permease, with product MKYWRETLAIAQRILTELLRRRRSLIFWSIFPVSILILNGFILSERGELAMELALEKAAPSSLVGAALFFSCLGGTVATVVAEREQQTLKRLFISPLSGTSYFLGIFLAHSCIGIGQTLLVYIVAGFWGATFQGSILLGIVIIFLSIIAYVGLGFVLGTQLARRTEDVNALVATFGVPLLILGGTFFPSSLFPKTLLDIAKYNPIYHMNEALLGVSANGEKFSDVSLHLRFLLFFATLTLVCGWISYRRMLMVEKRL from the coding sequence ATGAAATATTGGCGTGAAACCCTGGCTATAGCTCAGCGCATTTTAACGGAACTACTACGACGCAGACGAAGTCTAATTTTTTGGAGCATTTTCCCGGTTTCTATTTTGATACTTAATGGCTTTATTTTGTCAGAACGGGGAGAATTAGCCATGGAGCTGGCCTTAGAAAAAGCTGCACCTTCGAGTTTAGTGGGTGCTGCACTATTTTTCAGTTGTTTGGGTGGAACTGTTGCAACAGTGGTTGCGGAGAGAGAACAACAAACTCTAAAACGATTATTTATTTCACCTTTAAGTGGCACATCTTATTTTCTGGGAATTTTTTTAGCCCATAGCTGTATAGGAATTGGACAAACTCTGCTAGTTTATATAGTTGCTGGTTTCTGGGGTGCAACCTTTCAAGGTTCAATATTATTAGGAATAGTCATTATTTTCTTGAGCATCATTGCATACGTGGGTCTGGGATTTGTCCTCGGTACACAACTAGCTCGTCGTACGGAAGATGTTAATGCTTTGGTAGCTACTTTTGGCGTACCCCTGTTAATTTTGGGGGGGACATTTTTCCCAAGTTCCCTATTTCCTAAGACTCTATTAGATATTGCTAAGTATAATCCCATTTACCACATGAATGAAGCTCTTTTGGGTGTTTCCGCTAATGGAGAAAAATTTAGCGATGTGAGCTTACACTTGCGCTTTTTATTATTTTTTGCTACACTTACCTTGGTTTGTGGTTGGATATCTTATAGACGGATGTTGATGGTAGAAAAAAGACTTTAA
- a CDS encoding vWA domain-containing protein has product MMSDRDYTLIIDKSGSMSTPDQRGGRTRWDIAQESTIALARKCEQFDPDGITVYVFSGKFKRYENVTAAKVTQIFQENDPVGTTNLAGVLLDATNHYFQRKASGQAKPNGETILVITDGEPDDRKAVFEVVINASRKIDKDEELAISLIQVGTDPQATKFLKALDDQLQSVGAKFDICDTVTLDELEEMSLTEVLMNAITD; this is encoded by the coding sequence ATGATGAGCGATCGCGACTATACACTAATCATTGATAAAAGTGGGAGCATGTCAACTCCGGATCAACGGGGTGGAAGAACCAGATGGGACATAGCCCAAGAATCTACCATAGCCCTAGCCAGAAAGTGTGAGCAATTTGACCCAGATGGTATTACTGTTTATGTATTTTCCGGTAAATTTAAACGATACGAAAATGTGACAGCAGCAAAGGTCACCCAGATATTTCAAGAAAATGATCCTGTTGGTACAACCAACTTGGCTGGAGTGCTTTTAGATGCTACCAATCACTATTTTCAACGTAAAGCATCTGGTCAAGCCAAACCGAATGGTGAAACCATTCTGGTAATTACTGACGGGGAACCGGATGATCGGAAAGCGGTTTTTGAAGTAGTTATTAACGCCTCTCGCAAAATAGATAAAGATGAGGAATTAGCAATTTCTTTAATTCAAGTAGGTACAGATCCACAAGCTACAAAATTTCTCAAAGCTCTTGATGATCAGTTGCAAAGTGTAGGAGCTAAATTTGATATTTGTGACACTGTGACTTTAGATGAATTAGAAGAAATGAGTTTAACAGAAGTTCTAATGAATGCGATTACCGATTAG
- a CDS encoding ATP-binding protein encodes MSKHFNTAGPCKASIHYMISPTGRLPELKALIDGENYFIIHAPRQVGKTTAMIALAQELTDSGEYTAVMLSVEVGSVFPDEPERAERAILGSWQDAIDIWLPEDLHPPFDPERRESIGAFLKSWAKSSTRPLVVFIDEIDSLQNQTLISVLRQLRDGFPRRPRGFPHSVGLIGMRDVGDYKVKSGGSERLNTSSPFNIKAESLTLSNFSFTDVQNLYEQHTTATGQVLTLGAVQQAYYLTDGQPWLVNALARQATQVLVKDVNQPITAEVINQAKEILIQRQDTHLDSLAERLREERVKTIIEPILAGEDLPDVPPDDIRYVLDLGLCRDQGQGLEIANPIYKEVLPLVLSYTTRVSIGAIEPRWLNQQGELLPDELLHAFLEFWRQHGEPLLRSAPYHEIAPHLVLMAFLHRVVNGGGTLEREYAIGSGRMDICLRYGKVVMGMELKVWREGKLDPLMKGLIQLDKYLDGLGLDTGWLVIFDRRPGLPPMGERISTEEVISPNGRTITLIRS; translated from the coding sequence ATGTCTAAACACTTTAATACTGCTGGACCCTGCAAAGCTAGCATTCACTATATGATTTCCCCCACAGGACGACTACCTGAGTTGAAAGCATTAATTGATGGAGAAAATTACTTTATCATTCATGCACCGCGACAAGTAGGCAAAACCACTGCTATGATAGCCTTAGCTCAAGAATTAACTGATAGTGGGGAATATACCGCTGTCATGCTCTCCGTGGAAGTGGGGTCGGTTTTTCCTGATGAACCAGAACGTGCTGAAAGGGCCATTTTGGGTTCTTGGCAAGATGCAATTGATATTTGGCTTCCGGAAGACCTCCATCCCCCTTTTGATCCGGAGCGTAGGGAGAGTATTGGAGCTTTCCTCAAAAGTTGGGCAAAAAGTTCTACCCGTCCCCTAGTGGTCTTCATTGATGAAATTGACTCATTGCAAAATCAAACGTTGATTTCGGTATTGCGACAGTTACGGGATGGTTTTCCCCGTCGTCCCCGGGGTTTTCCCCATTCGGTGGGCTTAATTGGCATGCGGGATGTGGGGGACTACAAGGTTAAATCTGGTGGAAGTGAACGACTCAATACGTCTAGTCCGTTCAATATCAAGGCTGAATCCTTAACTTTAAGTAATTTTAGTTTTACAGATGTGCAAAATTTATATGAACAACATACAACAGCTACAGGGCAAGTACTTACCCTGGGAGCAGTTCAACAGGCATATTATTTAACCGATGGACAACCGTGGTTAGTTAACGCCCTAGCTCGTCAAGCTACCCAGGTGTTAGTCAAGGATGTGAATCAACCCATTACTGCTGAGGTGATTAACCAAGCCAAAGAAATCCTCATTCAACGCCAGGATACCCATTTAGATAGCTTAGCAGAGCGATTACGGGAAGAGCGGGTTAAGACCATTATTGAACCAATTTTAGCAGGTGAAGACTTACCCGACGTACCACCGGATGATATTCGTTATGTCCTGGATTTAGGTCTGTGTCGAGATCAAGGACAAGGCTTGGAAATTGCCAATCCAATTTATAAAGAAGTTCTACCTCTAGTGCTAAGTTACACAACTAGGGTTTCTATTGGAGCAATTGAACCTCGTTGGCTAAACCAACAAGGGGAACTATTACCTGATGAATTATTACACGCTTTTCTGGAGTTTTGGCGCCAACACGGGGAACCATTACTTAGAAGTGCACCCTACCATGAGATTGCTCCCCATTTAGTTTTAATGGCATTTTTACATCGGGTGGTAAATGGTGGTGGCACGTTAGAACGGGAATATGCCATTGGTTCTGGGAGAATGGATATTTGTTTACGCTATGGCAAAGTGGTAATGGGTATGGAACTCAAGGTGTGGCGTGAGGGAAAGTTAGATCCATTAATGAAGGGTTTAATCCAACTCGATAAATATCTGGATGGGTTAGGATTAGATACAGGTTGGTTAGTGATTTTCGATCGCCGTCCCGGATTACCACCCATGGGAGAGAGGATTAGTACGGAGGAGGTTATTAGTCCTAATGGGCGCACCATTACCCTCATTCGTAGTTAG
- a CDS encoding ATP-binding protein, with amino-acid sequence MPKQFNTAGPCKANIHYMLSPTGRLPQLKALIDGENYFIIHAPRQVGKTTAMMALAQQLTDSGQYLAVMLTLETGAPFPDAPEQAQQSILRRWQNEIRFRKLPLPTLTQIQTETETSPLDIQTVLQGWAMASPLPLVVFLDEIDSLQDQTLISILRQLRAGYPNRPQGFPHSVGLIGMRDVRDYKVKSGGSERLNTSSPFNIKAESLTLSNFSFTDVQNLYEQHTTATGQVFTLGAVQQAYYLTDGQPWLVNALARQATQVLVKDVNQPITAEVINQAKEILIQRQDTHLDSLAERLREERVKTIIEPILAGEDLPDIPPDDIRYVLDLGLCRDQGQGLEIANPIYKEVLPLVLSYTTRVSIGAIEPRWLNQQGELLPDELLHAFLEFWRQHGEPLLRSAPYHEIAPHLVLMAFLHRVVNGGGTLEREYAIGSGRMDICLRYGKVVMGMELKVWREGKSDPLMKGLTQLDKYLDGLGLHTGWLVIFDRRPGLPPMGERISTEEVISPTGRTIILIRS; translated from the coding sequence ATGCCTAAACAATTTAACACTGCTGGTCCCTGCAAAGCCAACATTCACTATATGCTCTCTCCCACAGGGCGACTACCTCAGTTAAAAGCATTAATTGATGGAGAAAATTACTTTATCATTCATGCACCACGACAAGTAGGCAAGACCACTGCCATGATGGCCCTAGCTCAACAATTAACTGACAGTGGACAATACCTAGCTGTGATGTTAACCCTGGAAACCGGTGCGCCATTTCCAGATGCACCAGAACAAGCGCAACAAAGTATCCTTAGACGCTGGCAGAATGAAATTCGGTTTCGAAAATTACCCTTGCCCACTTTAACCCAAATTCAAACAGAGACTGAGACCTCTCCCTTAGATATTCAAACAGTCCTACAAGGGTGGGCCATGGCTTCTCCCCTACCCTTAGTTGTCTTTCTGGATGAAATTGATTCCTTACAAGATCAAACTCTAATATCCATCCTCAGACAATTGCGAGCGGGTTATCCCAATCGTCCCCAGGGTTTTCCCCATTCGGTGGGCTTAATTGGCATGCGGGATGTGCGGGACTACAAGGTTAAATCTGGTGGAAGTGAACGACTAAATACGTCTAGTCCATTCAATATCAAGGCTGAATCCCTAACTTTAAGTAATTTTAGTTTTACAGATGTGCAAAATTTATATGAACAACATACAACAGCTACAGGGCAAGTATTTACCCTGGGAGCAGTTCAACAGGCATATTATTTAACCGATGGACAACCGTGGTTAGTTAACGCCCTAGCTCGTCAAGCTACCCAGGTGTTAGTAAAGGATGTGAATCAACCCATTACTGCTGAGGTGATTAACCAAGCCAAAGAAATCCTCATTCAACGCCAGGATACCCATTTAGATAGCTTAGCAGAGCGATTACGGGAAGAGCGGGTTAAGACCATTATTGAACCAATTTTAGCAGGTGAAGACTTACCTGACATACCACCGGATGATATTCGTTATGTCCTGGATTTAGGTCTGTGTCGAGATCAAGGACAAGGCTTGGAAATTGCCAATCCAATTTATAAAGAAGTTCTACCTCTAGTGCTAAGTTACACAACTAGGGTTTCTATTGGAGCAATTGAACCTCGTTGGCTAAACCAACAAGGGGAACTATTACCTGATGAATTATTACACGCTTTTCTGGAGTTTTGGCGACAACACGGGGAACCATTACTCAGAAGTGCGCCCTATCATGAAATTGCTCCCCATTTGGTGTTAATGGCATTTTTACATCGGGTAGTTAATGGTGGTGGCACATTAGAACGGGAATATGCCATTGGTTCTGGAAGAATGGATATTTGTTTACGGTATGGCAAGGTAGTAATGGGTATGGAACTCAAGGTGTGGCGTGAGGGAAAGTCAGATCCATTAATGAAGGGTTTAACCCAACTGGATAAATATCTGGATGGGTTAGGATTACATACTGGCTGGTTAGTGATTTTCGATCGCCGTCCTGGATTACCCCCCATGGGGGAGAGAATTAGTACGGAGGAGGTTATTAGTCCCACTGGGCGCACTATTATCCTAATTCGCAGTTAG
- a CDS encoding ATP-binding protein → MAKQFNTAGPCKASIHYMISPTGRLPELKALIDGENYFIIHAPRQVGKTTAMIALAQELTDSGEYTAVMLSVEVGSVFPDEPERAERAILGSWQDAIDIWLPEDLHPPFDPERRESIGAFLKSWAKSSTRPLVVFIDEIDSLQNQTLISVLRQLRDGFPRRPRGFPHSVGLIGMRDVRDYKVKSGGSERLNTSSPFNIKAESLTLSNFSFTDVQNLYEQHTIATGQVFTSGAIQQAYYLTDGQPWLVNALARQATQVLVKDVNQPITAEVINQAKEILIQRQDTHLDSLAERLREERVKTIIEPILAGEDLPDVPPDDIRYVLDLGLCRDQGQGLEIANPIYKEVLPLVLSYTTRVSIGAIEPRWLNQQGELLPDELLHAFLEFWRQHGEPLLRSAPYHEIAPHLVLMAFLHRVVNGGGTLEREYAIGSGRMDICLRYGKVVMGMELKVWREGKSDPLMKGLIQLDKYLDGLGLDTGWLVIFDRRPGLPPMGERISTEEVISPGGRTITLIRS, encoded by the coding sequence ATGGCTAAACAATTTAACACTGCTGGACCCTGCAAAGCTAGCATTCACTATATGATTTCCCCCACAGGACGACTACCTGAGTTGAAAGCATTAATTGATGGAGAAAATTACTTTATCATTCATGCACCGCGACAAGTAGGCAAAACCACTGCTATGATAGCCTTAGCTCAAGAATTAACTGATAGTGGGGAATATACCGCTGTCATGCTCTCCGTGGAAGTGGGGTCGGTTTTTCCTGATGAACCAGAACGTGCTGAAAGGGCCATTTTGGGTTCTTGGCAAGATGCAATTGATATTTGGCTTCCGGAAGACCTCCATCCCCCTTTTGATCCGGAGCGTAGGGAGAGTATTGGAGCTTTCCTCAAAAGTTGGGCAAAAAGTTCTACCCGTCCCCTAGTGGTCTTCATTGATGAAATTGACTCATTGCAAAATCAAACGTTGATTTCGGTATTGCGACAGTTACGGGATGGTTTTCCCCGTCGTCCCCGGGGTTTTCCCCATTCGGTGGGCTTAATTGGCATGCGGGATGTGCGGGATTACAAGGTTAAATCTGGTGGAAGTGAACGACTAAATACTTCTAGTCCGTTCAATATCAAGGCTGAATCCTTAACTTTAAGTAATTTTAGTTTTACAGATGTGCAAAATTTATATGAACAACATACAATAGCTACAGGGCAAGTATTTACCTCAGGAGCAATTCAACAGGCATATTATTTAACTGATGGACAACCGTGGTTAGTTAACGCCCTAGCTCGTCAAGCTACCCAGGTGTTAGTCAAGGATGTGAATCAACCCATTACTGCTGAGGTGATTAACCAAGCCAAAGAAATCCTCATTCAACGCCAGGATACCCATTTAGATAGCTTAGCAGAGCGATTACGGGAAGAGCGGGTTAAGACCATTATTGAACCAATTTTAGCAGGTGAAGACTTACCCGACGTACCACCGGATGATATTCGTTATGTCCTGGATTTAGGTCTGTGTCGAGATCAAGGACAAGGCTTGGAAATTGCCAATCCAATTTATAAAGAAGTTCTACCTCTAGTGCTAAGTTACACAACTAGGGTTTCTATTGGAGCAATTGAACCTCGTTGGCTAAACCAACAAGGGGAACTATTACCTGATGAATTATTACACGCTTTTCTGGAGTTTTGGCGACAACACGGGGAACCATTACTCAGAAGTGCACCCTACCATGAGATTGCTCCACATTTAGTTTTAATGGCATTTTTACATCGGGTGGTAAATGGTGGTGGTACGTTAGAGCGGGAATATGCCATTGGTTCTGGAAGAATGGATATTTGTTTACGCTATGGCAAAGTGGTAATGGGTATGGAACTCAAGGTGTGGCGTGAGGGAAAGTCAGATCCATTAATGAAGGGTTTAATCCAACTGGATAAATATCTGGATGGGTTAGGATTAGATACAGGTTGGTTAGTGATTTTCGATCGCCGTCCTGGATTACCACCCATGGGAGAGAGGATTAGTACGGAGGAGGTTATTAGTCCCGGTGGGCGCACCATTACCCTCATTCGTAGTTAG
- a CDS encoding biotin transporter BioY, protein MFAASHQLLWSMIGLLLTIGGTFLEAYGTTPPWSWSQQGIKTFPLGASYQIAAVLFVGCLGGKSAGALSQIAYLVMGLTLLPVFAQGGGIGYVKLSQFGYLLGFIPGAWICGHFAFKARPRLETLGFSCLCGLLTIHICGICYLVTSYLFSWGDNQNLSLMEGILKYSWFSLPGQLAVLCAVTVMAYLLRHIMFY, encoded by the coding sequence ATGTTTGCTGCTTCCCATCAATTATTATGGTCTATGATTGGCTTGCTGTTGACCATTGGCGGCACCTTTTTAGAAGCATACGGTACCACCCCACCCTGGAGTTGGAGTCAACAGGGAATTAAAACCTTTCCCCTAGGTGCTAGCTATCAAATTGCTGCTGTACTGTTTGTTGGTTGTTTAGGGGGTAAAAGTGCTGGTGCCCTTTCCCAAATTGCTTATTTAGTGATGGGATTGACTTTACTACCCGTATTTGCCCAAGGAGGAGGTATAGGATATGTTAAACTCTCCCAATTTGGTTACTTACTGGGGTTTATTCCAGGAGCATGGATTTGTGGACATTTTGCCTTTAAAGCCAGACCCCGATTAGAAACCCTAGGTTTTAGTTGTCTGTGCGGGTTGTTAACTATTCACATTTGCGGTATTTGTTATTTGGTAACCAGTTATCTTTTCTCCTGGGGGGACAATCAAAATTTGTCCTTAATGGAGGGTATTCTTAAATATTCCTGGTTTTCCCTCCCTGGACAATTGGCCGTGCTTTGTGCTGTTACTGTCATGGCTTACCTTCTGCGACACATTATGTTTTATTAA